Proteins from a genomic interval of Rhizoctonia solani chromosome 12, complete sequence:
- a CDS encoding SUR7/Pali family protein has protein sequence MNSQLLPAAAAALCAVILLALMRHFMRVPPPAPLEHQDKSIPISISSSAVSTPGSDVEKGETPPPTASYFPDVKIKPESTEEVWPPVERETEEPAPTLAGTLPDVALVWGMDYQDEPVQTPPASATTNIRSMRTGGSLISGIVSDWNSLSQSEQQAWATLSEARASRSRGTHNIRILSILAWEANSVSITFLTMATTAPPDMYGADARHCVRPKREALPRYINHSRADCRDLSFLIPSPSPKLVPPVGVRNHAIVLTSDTGLLVHPRSYGITSRRVLLSPWFKSVYFLRAAISQSGVSGSVTFGVLGYCLDFNNQVQCSKPSVGWEFDPNSLLGNDLPIQIPNVVVKWITYALVLHIVALGLAGVSAVFGLLAHVRNMTMSCMSSCISGTAAAVALIAFIFDLVLFFAVRARVNNVQGGSASIGNALWMTLAAWALLFFSGCAYAFGRCCVSKGPSGTGGGSGWRRSRKDSERTKRGDDEDDGKFDRESERMRMDAIRAENDRKARQRAEQQEVGLPAFYEYERTPLRREEPQYYEEEVEVIVPYTDGHGRGPSRGSQRSQRTQPSGSAASAAYRPNRNYEPGAPGTRAIDDYYNNTAPTAASLAAANTYPPQPQPQPQRQPSQPTQRQGSIGQPHRQASSHSASYDPYGQTQQNVPPVPSVPQVYSSPPTRSADPYAAMPRPQPQSRVDPYLTIAGAVGGATAATGHAANRSRSTDSYNHQQYPSSSHQQYPSPSHQQYPSASQQYTQAQGYQDPYAGSSYNPQAAVMVPPQPTHYQDNSNPGYQGYDGAQHQQGYDYYAQDQQRDPYAQRQGYDTYGQQQQEYDSYGQQQQGYDPYGQQQQGYESYGQQQGYESYANNGYSHQQQPHSPAGPVIQPQPIPSSMPQPHVQEPEPRNVVASPDRGLVASPSPIGSPSYTPHPPQNISTGIASAVAGPSSGQGQAHGHQHQWSVGARSEESTGEAPPQTKPAPRPFSELESSVGASRSRNIPTTLGLAVTSLPVSPTFGSFRKSTLPAAYQGSNLTPLFSETDGTLATSLVPSLLDPFLCQTDQSHASLDIFDSATGIFSRVDTHNYDLGIEVLLPEGSLAEDIATQDFEGIQPLFCIVPTMDRNIKENTLSFVLQCYSQWAILEDIITYFSSEATRSRTILIANFMRMLSSNPSVNSTGMPIVTYLASEVREEIQTFMATPPPSAPIVDRQNAMRILNNTLEVMTLQINACSMAACIESMDDIAPVFRRACSEPLDRPLNLTNILMGPNLNLRHFVSLDIMGSVTNGRPTYFKYEVAYSAELYNRMSQLQEDHGLQWLHGLPDQFIMIFAWINSLHETPGANVDIELVTRIEMEINQVEVILGPSGDPALKIGRTAVRECWRMALLIYLYMVLCEADASDCRVVRTMKSFMRVVNRTKPGRIPDTYLANPMIIAGVAACKDRDRNIIRQRMLSVPECSTPGTSGHDAIRMLEDIWMRTRSQERAAVWVDLRIACLNVTGVTGHQRS, from the exons ATGAACTCACAGCTTCTTCCCGCCGCAGCTGCCGCCCTATGTGCTGTTATCCTGCTCGCCCTTATGCGCCATTTCATGCGTGTACCTCCACCCGCGCCCCTCGAACACCAGGACAAATCCATCCCAATCTCCATTTCCTCTTCGGCGGTCTCTACCCCAGGCTCAGATGTCGAAAAAGGCGAGACACCGCCTCCGACTGCTTCCTATTTCCCAGACGTCAAGATTAAACCTGAGTCCACCGAAGAAGTTTGGCCACCCGTTGAGCGCGAGACCGAGGAGCCTGCTCCTACTCTTGCTGGAACCTTGCCCGATGTTGCGCTCGTATGGGGAATGGATTATC AAGATGAGCCTGTACAGACCCCACCTGCCTCCGCGACCACGAACATTCGATCTATG CGCACCGGCGGCAGCCTTATTTCAGGCATAGTCAGTGACTGGAACTCGCTCAGCCAGAGTGAACAGCAAGCATGGGCAACCCTGTCCGAGGCACGAGCCTCTCGTTCGCGGGGTACACACAAC ATTCGGATTCTATCTATCCTTGCGTGGGAGGCAAACAGTGTG AGCATCACATTTCTGACTATGGCGACGACAGCACCGCCAGACATGTATGGCGCGGATGCCCGACATTGCGTGCGACCCAAGAGAGAGGCG CTACCACGATATATCAACCACTCTCGAGCCGATTGTCGGGATCTCTCCTTTCTTATCCCCTCCCCTTCTCCCAAACTAGTGCCCCCTGTCGGGGTTCGAAACCATGCAATTGTGCTTACCAGCGACACCGGGCTTCTTGTTCACCCTCGCAGCTACGGCATTACTAGCCGTCGTGTCCTTCTCAGTCCCTGGTTCAAGTCCGTATACTTCCTCCGCGCTGCCATTTCTCAATCCGGAGTCAGCGGATCTGTGACGTTTGGAGTGCTGGGCTATTGTTTGGACTTCAACAACCAAGTACAATGTTCAAAACCGAGCGTCGGATGGGAGTTTG ATCCCAATTCATTACTGGGCAACGATCTGCCCATTCAGATTCCCAACGTCGTCGTCAAATGGATTACCTATGCGCTTGTACTACACATTGTCGCACTCGGTCTCGCAGGTGTCTCGGCCGTATTCGGTCTGCTCGCCCATGTTCGCAACATGACCATGTCATGCATGTCGTCCTGTATATCAGGCACAGCCGCTGCAGTTGCCCTCATCGCATTCATATTCGACCTCGTCTTATTTTTCGCCGTGCGTGCGAGAGTGAACAACGTCCAAGGCGGGTCGGCGAGCATCGGGAACGCGCTGTGGATGACGCTTGCCGCCTGGGCGCTCTTGTTCTTCTCTGGGTGCGCTTATGCCTTTGGAAGGTGCTGTGTTTCCAAAGGGCCCAGCGGCACCGGCGGGGGGAGCGGCTGGAGGCGGTCGCGCAAAGATTCCGAGCGGACCAAGCGCGGCGATGATGAGGACGATGGGAAATTCGATAGGGAGAGCGAGCGGATGCGCATGGACGCTATTAGAGCCGAGAATGACCGCAAGGCCCGTCAACGGGCGGAACAACAAGAGGTCGGTCTCCCTGCGTTTTATGAGTACGAAAGGACTCCGTTGAGAAGAGAGGAGCCGCAGTATTATGAAGAAGAGGTCGAGGTGATTGTGCCTTATACTGATGGACATGGGCGGGGCCCTTCGAGAGGCTCTCAGCGGTCTCAGCGTACTCAACCGTCCGGTAGCGCGGCCTCAGCAGCGTATCGTCCAAATAGGAATTACGAGCCTGGTGCTCCGGGAACGAGAGCTATAGACGACTATTATAATAATACTGCGCCGACTGCTGCTTCCCTTGCTGCCGCCAACACCTACCCACCTCAACCTCAACCTCAACCACAACGACAGCCCTCTCAACCAACTCAGCGACAGGGTTCAATCGGACAGCCTCATCGTCAGGCGAGCTCTCATTCGGCCAGCTACGATCCTTACGGACAGACTCAACAAAACGTCCCACCTGTACCCTCTGTACCCCAAGTATACAGCTCTCCTCCGACCCGTTCTGCCGACCCGTACGCAGCCATGCCTCGGCCCCAGCCTCAGTCACGCGTCGATCCGTATTTGACCATAGCTGGTGCTGTTGGTGGAGCGACGGCCGCGACTGGGCACGCCGCTAACCGTAGTCGTAGTACCGATTCCT ATAACCATCAACAATATCCTTCTTCGTCTCATCAACAGTACCCTTCCCCGTCTCACCAACAGTACCCGTCCGCTTCGCAGCAGTATACCCAGGCTCAAGGATATCAGGATCCCTATGCGGGCAGCAGCTATAATCCTCAAGCAGCAGTGATGGTCCCTCCTCAGCCTACACACTATCAGGACAACTCGAATCCAGGGTACCAGGGATATGATGGCGCTCAGCATCAGCAAGGCTACGATTACTATGCCCAGGACCAACAGCGCGATCCGTATGCCCAGCGCCAAGGATATGATACCTATGGCCAGCAGCAACAAGAATATGATTCGTATGGTCAACAGCAACAAGGATACGATCCGTACGGTCAGCAACAGCAGGGATACGAATCTTATGGCCAACAACAGGGATACGAATCATACGCCAACAACGGGTACTCGCACCAACAGCAACCGCATTCCCCAGCTGGACCCGTGATTCAACCTCAGCCTATACCATCTTCAATGCCTCAGCCCCACGTCCAAGAGCCCGAACCGCGAAACGTCGTAGCGTCTCCGGATCGTGGGCTGGTTGCGTCGCCCAGTCCGATCGGAAGCCCCTCATATACGCCGCACCCCCCACAAAACATTAGTACGGGTATTGCGAGCGCCGTTGCGGGTCCCTCGTCCGGACAAGGTCAAGCGCATGGACACCAGCACCAATGGAGTGTAGGTGCGAGGTCTGAGGAGAGTACTGGGGAAGCACCTCCGCA AACAAAGCCCGCGCCTCGTCCTTTCTCTGAATTGGAATCATCGGTGGGAGCTTCTCGATCTCGCAACATACCGACTACCCTGGGATTGGCTGTCACTTCTCTTCCAGTCTCGCCAACCTTTGGGAGCTTTCGCAAGAGTACCTTACCTGCGGCTTATCAAGGCTCCAACCTCACACCGCTGTTTAGCGAGACTGATGGAACTTTGGCCACTTCCCTCGTTCCGTCACTGCTTGATCCCTTCCTTTGCCAAACCGACCAGTCCCATGCGTCATTGGATATTTTTGATTCAGCTACTGGGATATTTTCGCGGGTGGACACTCATAACTATGATCTGGGAATAGAAGTCCTCTTGCCCGAGGGTAGCCTCGCTGAGGACATCGCGACCCAGGATTTCGAGGGGATACAGCCGCTTTTTTGCATAGTCCCCACTATGGATAGAAATATAAAAGAAAACACTCTTTCTTTCGTGCTTCAGTGTT ATTCACAATGGGCCATCCT GGAAGATATTATTACGTATTTCTCGTCCGAAGCCACTCGATCGAGGACCATCTTAATAGCCAATTTTATGAGAATGCTCTCAAGTAACCCCTCGGTCAATTCTACTGGGATGCCTATTGTCACTTACTTGGCCTCCGAAGTCCGAGAAGAGATTCAAACTTTTATGGCCACGCCGCCTCCCTCCGCGCCCATAGTAGACAGGCAAAATGCGATGCGCATATTGAACAACACACTCGAA GTTATGACCTTGCAAATAAACGCTTGTTCAATGGCTGCTTGTATTGAATCAATGGATGACATCGCACCCGTATTTCGGCGCGCATGCTCTGAGCCGCTGGACCGACCGCTCAATCTCACGAATATATTAATGGGACCCAATCTGAACCTTCGGCATTTCGTGTCTCTTGACATCATGGGAAGCGTAACCAACGGTCGGCCTACGTATTTCAAGTACGAAGTGGCTTACTCTGCCGAATTGTATAATCGAATGTCTCAGCTCCAAGAAGATCATGGCTTACAATGGCTCCATGGACTGCCAGACCAGTTTATTATGATATTCGCATGGATTAACTCTTTGCACGAAACTCCTGGAGCTAATGTCGATATTGAGCTAGTCACTCGGATAGAAATGGAGATCAACCAAGTCGAGGTGATTTTAGGTCCATCTGGCGACCCGGCTTTGAAAATAGGAAGGACAGCGGTGCGCGAGTGTTGGCGCATGGCCCTGCTCATATATCTCTATATG GTCCTTTGTGAAGCTGATGCCAGCGATTGTCGTGTTGTGCGCACCATGAAGAGCTTTATGAGAGTTGTCAACAGGACCAAACCTGGCAGGATCCCCGACACCTATCTGGCCAATCCTATGATAATT GCCGGGGTTGCTGCATGTAAAGACCGAGACCGCAATATTATTCGTCAAAGAATGCTCAGTGTCCCGGAATGTAGCACACCGGGAACTTCCGGTCATGATGCCATCAGAATGCTGGAAGATATATGGATGAGAACGAGGAGTCAAGAGCGGGCCGCTGTATGGGTGGATCTGAGGATAGCATGCTTGAATGTCACGGGTGTGACTGGTCACCAACGCTCATAA